The genomic window GAAAACTCTCATGCCCTGCTTATAAGTTTCTCACACCTCTTAGAAAACTCCGAACTTCCTTTTCAATGAAATCAGACTGGTACGGTTGGGTCGTCACGTGTCGAGGAAACGTGAGGCTCTTCACTCCTCGAAACATGTGATGCTACAATTGCTTAACGCGCCGCGCAGTAAATAATGCATCCTGCTTGTCGAGGCTTTGAACGGTCAAAATAGGACGAAATACCCCTCATTTTGAGAACAAGAAAATGCAGTGTGTCCGTGTTTTTTGCAACACTGCGTAGCAAGTGCTTGGACAGATTTAATAATCATTTTTCAGGTAACAGAATGATCAGACAGCTTGTGCCTACCTCGGCGTCAGTGACGACAAATGTCGGCGCTCATGTCCGCAAAATTATTCTAAGCGCAAGTCTCCTTCTGCAGATCACCGCCGGTCCGATTGTTCTAGCCCAGTTTGAGTATGAAGTGAAAGAGCGCACGATTTCTCGCGCCGACGGCACGACTCGGCCTCTTGATCTTTCGCCAGAAACGATTCGTCGCGCGGTCCGCGCTGTTGAGGCCGAACGGGCTTCTTTTCACCAGGATCATAGCGGCCGTAGGCCAGGAGTTGACGGGCCGTGGGCGAGTGGCAGTGAGCGAGCACGCAACGCTCGGATCGCTGCACTTCGCGTGATGACGATTGATGCCAATGACAAGGCCACTTGCCGCCGTGTCGCCGTGTCGCCGTGTCGCCCAAGAAATCGCGAGCTCAGATGTTCGTCGGGCTCGCGCGGAGGACGCTCTTGAGAATCTTTGCAACGACCCAAAGCGAAAAGGCAACCTTGCTCGAATTATCGTTATGGAGAATCAGGATCCCAACGAATTCCAGGTGAATCTCGACGCGAGCTTTCTGACTAACACCGATCGCAAACTTGCAAACGACACCAGAAATCTCGCCATCGGCATGGCTGGTACGATTGTTTGTGGGCGATGCCCGGCACTGTGACTGGCTGGGATAAAGAAAAGATTAGCAGTAACCCGGACGGGCTTTTTGCGACAACACGATGTCGCGGCACAACGGAAAATCGCCACTGGAAAGCTTTTGGGTTCAACGGAACTCGGAAGCGCAGCGATGATTGGAATTCAATTTAACTTATTATTTTAAAATAGCCCGGCAAAAGAAGCGGGCTCCAACGACGCCCCTCCGACCAAGAAGCCATCGATATCGGGCATCGCGCCTATTGCTTTTGCGTTATCAGGCTTAACGCTTCCACCATAGAGAATCGAAATACTCTGGGCCGTTTTTTCGCCGAGCTCGGCAAGCAAAATTCCGCGAATGGCTTGGTGAACTTCAGAAGCTTGTTCCGGAGTCGCGACTTTACCCGTCCCAATCGCCCACACAGGTTCGTAAGCAATGACAAACTTTTTTTCCGTTACGACTTTCGATTTTAGCGATGCATCTTGAAGTACGGCATACAGTTGACGGCGAACGATTTCCAGTGTCTTTCCCGCTTCTCGTTCCGCTAGTGATTCCCCCACGCACAACATCGCGGTCATACCCGCCTGGAATGCGGCAGCAACTTTCTTTGCGGTATCCAAGTCGGTTTCGCCAAAAAGCGCGCGCCTTTCGCTGTGACCAACCAGCAGCCACTTGGCACCCATTTCCATGGCGACCGCAGCAGAGTTTTCGCCAGTGAAAGCACCCTTGGGTTCTGCGTGGGCGTTTTGCAAACCGACTTGAATAGCTTGCGCCCCACCTAAGGATTCAACCACCGCCGAAAGCGTCAGCGCCGGAACAAAAAGAACCACTTGTTTTTTCCCGCCGTGTGCAGACGATCCTAAACCGCCAACCGGAATTCGACCTAAAAAATCGCCAAGGAAAGTTTTGGCCTCTTTCGGTGACTTGTTGAGCTTCCAATTTGCGGCGTAAAGAAAGTCTCGCATCAAATACCTACTTTATAAATTTAAGTTCAAAGAGTTGGCGCAGCGGATTCGCGAACTGACCGCAAGGCCTCAAGTCCCGGAAGCTTTGCTCCCTCCAGGTACTCTAGCGAGGCGCCACCGCCCGTTGAAATATGGGTCATCTTGTCAGCAAAACCAGACGCTTCCGCCGCCGCAGCAGAGTCACCGCCACCCACGACTGCAACTCCGCCCGCAGTCGCTAGATC from Deltaproteobacteria bacterium includes these protein-coding regions:
- a CDS encoding triose-phosphate isomerase, with protein sequence MRDFLYAANWKLNKSPKEAKTFLGDFLGRIPVGGLGSSAHGGKKQVVLFVPALTLSAVVESLGGAQAIQVGLQNAHAEPKGAFTGENSAAVAMEMGAKWLLVGHSERRALFGETDLDTAKKVAAAFQAGMTAMLCVGESLAEREAGKTLEIVRRQLYAVLQDASLKSKVVTEKKFVIAYEPVWAIGTGKVATPEQASEVHQAIRGILLAELGEKTAQSISILYGGSVKPDNAKAIGAMPDIDGFLVGGASLEPASFAGLF